The nucleotide sequence GCCAGTAGAACAAGGTACCTGAACCTGCAAGCAAGAAGTTAAATTGTTCCCTTGCACTTGCAAAATCCAGACACCTGCAAATGAGGAGGACAAAGAATTCAGAGAATGTGGCAGCTATCATTTTTACGGGCAAAGGAACACAGGCCCAGCAATGAGTTTATTTGCTTGCTGCATCTGCTAATGGATATTCAGGCCCTGTTATAACATGCTCACTTGCATCCATTAAATGCGTGTGGCGTATGGCGTTCCAGACAGGGAAACTGGTGAACAAGAGACAAAGCCGCAGCACAAGTTGTGTGTAAGCCTGTCAGTTTGTAGCTAATATATTTTGTGAAACATACCTTCTGTCTAAAGGGATTTGGGATTCTCTATCTCAATGACTGGTGCTAAATTGGGGAGAACATCCCTTTATATTATAATGTGCATGTTTAGTTATCTGACTGGGCACGTATTGACTCCTATATGCTAAAAATTAATACAGCTGatcaacatttttcaaaatgtggGGGAAAGATTTTTCCAACATTTTTCACAAAAGCTTTTTGATTCTAGTGATCAGGAGCCGAGCAGATGGAAGATTTTGATGAAAAAAAGCGTGGAGGACATTTTCAACCAGCTCAAAAAATGAACAGCAACGCTGTTAATATCTATCGTCTCCAATAACAAAGGACATTagacaaaacaggaaaaatacGACAGCGGTAATTTAGAGAGACTTTTGAAATCTTTGGGGGTAAAAAAAACAGTGGAGCATTTGCATTGTCCTCTGGTTCCCACACTGAGGTggaaagaaaagcagaaaaaggaAGCGACTTAACAAGTGTCTCTTGGGGGGGGAAGCctaccccaaactgctgccaatCTAGGATTACTGTTGATGCCCAAATGGCCATTAGAAATCAGACCGTCTTACCGGTACTTCAGAGAGTTTGTGCACAAGCCGTGATCACAGTGAAGCTAAAGGCACGACGTTGTGCTGTAATGGTACCATTCTCTCTCAGTGAGTTTGTACGTTGCCAGGGCTAGGGACTGCATTGGGCTGTGTCTTTAATGTCTCTATTTCACCGTCACCCAAGGGCAGCCCTCGTGCAAACCCCAGCTTGCACCGTGGACTGGGAGGGATCCCATGGCTTGGTGAGGCAAGCCTCAAGCCCCGCCCcatccacctgaggccctgccccctcttgcCCACCAAAGTCCAGCGCCGCCACCTCCCTGTGTGGCCGATGCTACGCCCGGCCCACACACCCCACAATGTGATCACTGGGGGTCCTTGCCACAGTCCCAGGGTATTGCTTATGGCCCTGGAGCTCCAAAGAGCCGGTGGGCAGTGCAGGCCCATCTCCAGAGCCCCACAGAGGGGAGCTGCGAGGCTGtagcatctccatcactggagatatttaagagcaggttggacagacacctgtcggggatgctccagatggtgcttggccctgtgtgagcgcaggggacaggactagctgacctcttgaggtcccttcctgccctatgaTTCCATGGCAGCTGATTCAAATGTGTGTAGCCCTTTTCACAGGCAAGGTCCTGGAGCAACCTTTAATTAAGCCACCCTCTCAGCTCCCTCTTCCTGCAGCGCTCATTTTTTGGGTGCGGTGGCTCGTGGCCACAGAGCTACAGAGCTCAGTGCCTGCAAacgctcaggtaaacaaaccatcgggggcccagcagcagctaACTCTGGTGAATCGCATCTGGCCGGCGTATGGGAGGTTCCCCATCCCAGGTTAGGACATGCCCTGCTCCGCAACAGCGCTCCTTGGCACTCTCAGGTGGCACCATGCCTACCGTGATGCCAGCTGTCGTGAGTCCGATTCTGAGGTGCCCGTctctccccacacactgcccaggggagcccaAGTCAGGATTCCGCCACATGGCCAGATCCCTACACGCTCAGTTTTGCAACATCAAGCACTGAAATGCCGAGGGCCTTCTGTGGGTCTGGGCCGTACGGCTCTGCAAACCCCAGTGGGTCTGCGGAGGTCACCGAGGGAGCGTGAGAAggagatgcaggagggggttgcctggtggtggtggtgaggaccATCgttagtgttccctctaattttttcaacccaggggcagaataaatattgtgcACTGAGGGATGTTTGGCTGTGTACCACCCGCAGGAATAcccactgccggctgtgggcgctctgataaccagctgggcagcacctgaatctcccctgggcagctgcccccgtgctcaacttacagggccCGCTGTTTCTCACGGGGGCGGAATTTGGcttgcagctttccccttgtccaaAGGGTGGCAGAGCGGCTGAGAAGTAACACCACTGGCCCGTCCCACGCCAGTCTGTAAAATCTTACCTCAAGGCACTGCTGTAAGGTGGCCATTGGTCCCTCAGGTCCCCGCTTGCGTCCATCCCCTTTGGAGGGCATCGGGCTGGTTGCAGATCCAGTTGCGCTCGGTGTAGCAGCGGGAAGAGCTGACGGTGTCCTCGCTCAAGAACGCGCAGTCCGACTCCCCGCGAATGACAAACCTGGACGAAGCGGGAGGTGGCTCTGAGGCAGAGGCTGTCCAATGGACGCGGCCCGGGCGTGGGAGATAGGCGTGCAGGGATGCAGCGGGGAGCTGCAGCACCGCCCAGGCTCCCGGCCTAGTTctcaagctcccagctgccaccctaTGCAccgggggctctgctgccagccctgcctccgggttcctggctgccagctcagTGCACTGGGGCTTTGCTCCCTGCCACAGCCGGGAGGGAGAGAGTTGTAGAGGGGTAAGGGGGCTGGATTTCAGCACTTCcactcagcagggctgacagccaccctgggctctggggcaaggcaggagggggGCCCAGTTCTGTGCtcaagaaggggcggggccaagggtaaaaggggtggggccaagggaagaaggggcggggccaagagcagtcagcggttctgtccccagctcccaCTGTGCAGAGAGGTAGAGCAGCACTTGAAATTGTCCCCACTACCTccacatcagtgggcctgcccCCACTCAACCGGCTCTGCAGCAGTTGCCActacagtggctactgctatagcaaactagccacagtAGTCTGAAAACATTGATTACtccagccaactagccacactcagctggccagatagccacatgtggctagtggctactGGCTAACGTGCTGGACACCACAGGGCTTGGCCTTAGGAGCCTACGTAATTGAAAGCTAATGATACTTGGGGTCTTGAGCCAATTTTGAAAGTGGGGCCCAGCCATCTAGGTCCCTTCGGCGCCCGGGAAATTTTTTTCCCTAGAACgaaaaacagcaaggagtcctcCAGAACCTTgcagactaatggatttattagggcatcagCTTGCAGGGCTAAAAGCCAAACGTGGGTTTTGGGTTGTACCCAttaaagcttatgccctaataaatccctAAGGTGCTACTGGTTCCCTTGTTGTTTTTTCACATGCAGACTAAGACGGAGACCCCAAGAGCTAGTTaagaaaagaataaagaaaaagctcaatttttctcctccctcagcccccaatttttctcctccctcagccccctctCCTTTTGAGCTCTTGACACTGTATTCATTCCACAGGCCTTAGGAtttgtcctgctttgggcagggcgctggactcactgacctcttgaggtcccttccagccacaggattctatgagtctatgaaaaggGACCTAGTTTTTATTTCTTTAGGAGTTTTTGTCCTCTTTTTCCCTTCCAAAAACTGTCATTTTTTAACAATTTTGGTTTTGAAAAATGACTGGGAAACAGGGTGTGAACAGAAAATGGATCAAAAACTTTCAATGGAAActttgaaacatttaaaaagaacCAGACCAGACGTTTTCACAAGTTTCCATTTTTGTATCACTTTGTCACCCTGCAAAGGTAACCCACACTCCTGGGTGTGCTTCACCGGACATACAGTGGCACAGACACCACTTACAGAAAGAGAGCGACTGAGTCTcttcttctacagccttagctgagcatcagtgggcttttagctcaaactgtagaggcggCTGCACTGAGGTTCAGGATTTGAGTCTATGTGTGGGCAGTTACAGACACTCTTAATTCAAGGTGAATTTTGGCCAGCTCTAGCCATGGGAAGAATTTAGTGCTCTAAGATCTGTTCTACCCtagcactgaaatcagtggaatcacATTCCAATTGTACATCAGGCTTCTGTACTTCAGGGTGCTAGCCTGTGTGAGTGATTACACCTCCTATCCCTAAACTCCACCCCCCTGATTTCTCCTCTGACAAGAAGTCAGCTTGCACAGGTCCAGAAAtccactccagcccagcaggaggtGACATTGATGATGGCAGGAGACACCaaacagggttttttgttttcttttcacacATTTCTAAATTATAGGTGAAGGACCCCGGTTGGCTGCCGCCACCCCGGCTGGCATTTTTCCAAGACTTCCACCAAAATCCtgacacagaaagaaagaaagaaaggaagaaagaggacTCACAAGCTGTTGAATTCCAAACCGTTGGCCCatttccagccctggccaggttcCCTCCAGAGGCCAATCCATGGATCCGTTCTCACTTTAAAGCGCAGCATGAAAATCTTGCAACAAGAGAAACAGAGAGGGAAGCAGTTATGTGCAAAGGCCCTGGACAATCCCTCCTAGCATCACTGTCCTTCATTCTGCAGGAGAACAATATGGATCCCATGAAATCTGCAGCCACAAAATTCACTGCCAGAGTAAGAACTGGGTTGCACCattaacaaggagtcctgtggtgccttacagactagcaaatttattacgTACATAAGCTCGTGGCCCAATAAATacgttagtttctaaggtgccacaggactgtgtgTTCCACAGCATCAGTTttcctgcctgagtctgcagagcaCCTGAGGCAATGGGTGTGAGATGGGAAAGCTGCAACCAGTGTGACCCACACATCACGACTGCCTCAGTCTCCAGAGAGCCTGACTGAATAGGTCTGACAGCAGCAGGAATTCTCCCGTGCACTACTACGGTGTGTTGACTCTGAAACCTACAGATGACAATTTAGCATTGTCGAGCCGTAAGATGTTCAGCACATCGATTACCTTCCAACAAATGTGATTTCTGGGGAGCTGCTTATTCTGTTCCTCCACTAGCAACTACGCTCCTCCGGGCTGATGCTGCCCAGCATAAAAACTGTGGgttaagatttatttttaaagacagtTAGAGGAGAGGCGAGAACTAGATTCATACTGGGGCAGGGACAAGTCTtttcattttggctgcatctacattagagagttttgtagacaaagctcgcggaacagctacacacaaaatgtgttttgttgacagaaacggCCAACAAAAATGCCACGTAGACACTCCGGGGGGCTCTTTTGCCGACAGAATgcatcaaaagatcaatccgctcttatgtgtagacgcgatctggtggaacagctcttctgacagtaacttctgtagacagatgcttccagtgtagacgtagcctttgtgtttacACAGCACTGAGCATAATGGGGTAGCAGTGTATGCTCAGGGCTCCTAGGTGCTACAGTAATGACTATGAATAATAAtacaggtgaacctctctaatctggcatcctcgggacctgccCATTGCTGAACAAGAGACGTTGCTGGATCCCAGGAGGTCAGTCTTGTCTGGCATGTTACCAGCactcccactgcttcctgggctctgagcAGACAcgtagaggtaaattacagctaaagaacagcacagaacactgagagccaggactagtggctgaaaatacactttatgggaccgcaggaaacttggccacacccatgagaagtggtcgtcCAGTGAACTAAAATCACACCAGCTTACGAAGGCTCTCGGACCAGTGAGtgacggactagagaggttcaacctgtgatgGAAACAGCCTGTCAAAAACCTGTGAAATCTCTGCCATGACTTCATTAAAATTCAACTAGGAGAATTTCCATTCCACTTGGTCTCCTGCTAGAAGCACCAGAGGTTTTGCTGAACAGGGGCCTGGTTTGACTTATTCCCAGCTATTGCAAACACCAGGGGCTGCGGTTGCCATAAAAGGAAAATCTAAGTGTCCATATCCTTCTTACCAAGTCTTGCTTACTGTCGACCACGGCCAGGGAGGCGTTGAGTGCTGAGCACTGGCTCTGGCTGTAGCTCCAGTTCCCTTCCTTCTCTGAAAAATAGTAGCATTTCCCTCGGTACCCGACCCAGCCGTCCGGGCAGGCGGAGTCTGGACAGGACACTGGACACCGGGCAGCAGAGGAAGGAGAACTGGTCGTGACTGATTTGGCTGCTAGCACTGAAATTGAGAGAGTGAGAACGGTGAGAGTCTCTCCTCTCCTTCTGGACTGGGAAGAGGGAGAAAGCCCTGAAGATAGAGGCTTCGTGGGAGGAAAGAGACAGCCCGGGGTTTCCACTAGAGCTGGTGAGAAAATAGGTTTCCAGTCCTCACGGAAAATTCTGACTTTCTGGCGACTGAACTCTACTGTTCGACCCAGTCTGGGTTGAACTTCCAGGTTTCGATTTTGCgtgtctttaaggggctacaggagcgcttgctttgttttgcacagacacagac is from Carettochelys insculpta isolate YL-2023 chromosome 22, ASM3395843v1, whole genome shotgun sequence and encodes:
- the LOC142024935 gene encoding C-type lectin domain family 2 member L-like isoform X1, whose protein sequence is MGKTALQEEKRQLSTGDTEESQSVEDLLRQETCSTKPPSQSEETVLQCEEEVKRSVCPVVGCADVRTRIPHSRVPVPVCRKATGHTVVVGTLVAALVILAVLAAKSVTTSSPSSAARCPVSCPDSACPDGWVGYRGKCYYFSEKEGNWSYSQSQCSALNASLAVVDSKQDLIFMLRFKVRTDPWIGLWREPGQGWKWANGLEFNSLFVIRGESDCAFLSEDTVSSSRCYTERNWICNQPDALQRGWTQAGT
- the LOC142024935 gene encoding uncharacterized protein LOC142024935 isoform X2, with protein sequence MGKTALQEEKRQLSTGDTEESQSVEDLLRQETCSTKPPSQSEETVLQCEEEVKRSVCPVVGCADVRTRIPHSRVPVPVCRKATGHTVVVGTLVAALVILAEKEGNWSYSQSQCSALNASLAVVDSKQDLIFMLRFKVRTDPWIGLWREPGQGWKWANGLEFNSLFVIRGESDCAFLSEDTVSSSRCYTERNWICNQPDALQRGWTQAGT